AAGCAACTAAAAGGGCAAAGATCAACAAACATATTACGGCGCACACCCTACGGCACAGTTATGCAACCCATCTCTTGGAAAAAGGTACCGATATACGGGTTATCCAAAAGCTTTTGGGCCACAGTTCCATTAAGACAACTATGGTTTATACCCAAGTTTCCCAACCTTCGTTATTGAACGTTGCAAGCCCTTTTGATGATTAGCTAGCTCCATAGCCTAGATGGATTTTTTTAAAGTATGTAAGCGAATATTCGTATTTATTCAGCTATTGCCTTTTCAGGAGAAGTGAACAGCTCCTTTACGTCCACCTGGTTTCTCAGGATATCATCAAATGTTTCCTGTTTTCTGATCAAATGCGCTTTTCCGTTATGCCAAAGTACCTCCGCAGGCCTAAATCTGGAATTGTAATTGCTCGCCATGGTAAAACAGTAGGCACCGGCATTCTTAAAACACAAAATGTCGCCTTCAGAGATTTCGTTGATCCTGCGATTGCTGCCAAAAGTATCCGTTTCGCAAATATAGCCTACCACGGAGTAGTAGCGTTCCCTTCCGTTGGTGTTCGATATATTGGTAATCTCATGCGCAGACCCGTAGAGCATTGGTCGAATAAGATGATTAAATCCAGAATCAATACTTGCAAAAACAGTTGAAGTGGTTTGTTTGACCACATTCACCTTTGCCAAAAAGTATCCTGCTTCGCTTACCAGGAATTTCCCGGGTTCAAAAGCCAGGGTCAATTCCTTGCCATACTCCTTACAGAACTTGTTGAAGCGGCGGGTGAGTTTTTTTCCCAATTCCTCAACATTGGTCTCTATATCTCCAGTTTTGTACGGTACCTTAAACCCACTGCCAAAATCGATAAAATCCAAATCCTTGAAGTTTTTGGCCGTTTCGAACAAAATCTCAGAAGCGTAGAGAAAAACATCGATATCCAGAATATCGCTACCAGTATGCATGTGGATACCGTTAATGTTCATTTGGGTTAGGTCCACAATACGCAATAGATGTGGAATCTGATGAATGCTGATTCCGAATTTAGAATCGATATGCCCCACAGAAATATTGGAGTTGCCCCCGGCCATCACATGTGGATTTATACGGATGCATACCGGTATGTTTGGATGTTTGCTCCCAAATTGTTCCAGTACAGATAAGTTATCTATGTTGATTTGAACTCCAAGTGCAGCAGCTTCCTCAATTTCTTCCAGGGAAACGCCGTTTGGCGTGTAAATGATCGATTCAGGTTGAAACCCAGCCATTAAGCCTAGTTTTACCTCTTGTATGGAAACGGTGTCCAGACCACTCCCCAAATGATTCATTAAACGGAGAATGGAAATATTGGAAAGTGCTTTTGCGGCATAATTGAGCCTAAGACTTCCAACACCCTTAAAAGCATTTGTCAAACGTTGAAATTGAGAATCTATTTTTTCGGCATCATAAACATAGATGGGGGCTCCAAATTCCGCTGTAATATTAAGTAAATCGTGGGAGTTCATAAGCTAACATTATTTGTGACAAATCTAAAGGTTGCGAACTAGTTGCGCAAGAATATTTTAAGAAAATGTAAATTTATAACAATTTGTTTTAAAAATAACAATTATTGTATGGTGGTGCTTGCCGCTTTAAACTTGTCATTGTAAATTTAAGGCAAATTACTAGGATGAAATTACCCCTATTCCCACTACAATCAGTTTTTTTTCCAGGTGAAACCGTTCCTCTACACATTTTTGAAGAAAGGTACAAGCAATTGATTCTTGATTGTAGGCAAGAAGCGGTAACTTTTGGAATTCCCGTTTTTATCAATAATACCATTTCGTATGGTACAGAGGTACAATTGGTAGAAGTGGTTACGACCTATGAGAATGGTGAAATGGATGTAGTTTGCATTGCCAGGCAAGTGTTTAAGGTACTTTCGTTTGAAAATCAAATGGAAGGCAAGCCCTATGCCGGAGGGGATGTACAATTTTTGGATATGAAAAATGATGCCAGCGACAAGCTTAGAAAAGAAGTATTGGACCATGTGGAGGAATTGTACGACTTAATGGATGTGCCGTTTACCAGAACCTCCCCAAAACAGTTTAATAGTTATTCGTTAGCGCACAAAATGGGACTTTCTTTTGAACAGGAATATGAGCTATTGCAGATTTCGAATGAAACTGATAGGCTTTATTTTATCAAGACCCATTTAGAGAATACAACTTCGGTGTTGAATGAGGTAAAACGCACTAAAGGAATTATAGAAATGAATGGGCATTTTAAAAACTTTGACCCCTTGGATTTTACGGATTTTAAGATTTAATCGACCACGGGCCACCCTGCTTATAATCGCTAAGAAGGTCAAAACTTTTATATCCTAAAATTCCCTATCAATTATTCTTTTTTAGCTTCAATTTGTCAATGTCGTTTTCTATTTTTGTTGTCGAACAAAAGTTAATGTATAGATGAATCTTCACGAATACCAAGGGAAAGAAATTTTAGCCAGTTTTGGAGTCAGAATCCAACGCGGAATAGTAGCACGTAACGCTAAACAAGCAGTAGATGCTGCCAAGCAGCTTACACAGGAAACAGGAACGGGATGGCATGTCATAAAAGCCCAAGTTCATGCAGGGGGCCGTGGTAAAGGCGGTGGTGTTAAGTTGGCAAAAAACTTGAAAGAAGTAGAAGAGATTGCGGGAAACATCATAGGTATGAACCTTATTACACCGCAAACCTCTGCGGAAGGAAAGAAAGTGCACCAAGTCCTTATTGCTGAAGACGTTTACTACCCGGGTGATAGTGAGACCAGTGAATTTTATATGTCCGTTCTATTGAACAGGGGAACTGGCAGGAACATGGTAATGTACTCCACCGAAGGAGGTATGGATATTGAAGAAGTGGCCGAAAAGACGCCACATTTGATATTTACGGAGGAAATTGACCCGGCTACGGGATTACTTCCATTTCAGGCAAGAAAGATTGCCTTTAATCTTGGACTTTCAGGAACTGCTTTCAAAGAAATGACAAAGTTTGTTTCATCACTTTACAAGGCATATGTGGAAAGTGATTCCAGTATGTTCGAGATAAATCCGGTCTTAAAGACATCCGACGATAAGATAATGGCCGTGGATGCCAAGGTTTCTATCGATGATAATTCTTTGTACCGAAGAAAGGCTTACGCAGAAATGAGGGATTTGCGAGAAGAAAACCCAATTGAAGTCGAGGCACGTGAAGTAGGATTGAATTACGTGGATTTGGATGGTAACGTTGGCTGTATGGTGAACGGTGCCGGACTTGCCATGGCGACCATGGATTTAATCAAGATGGCAGGTGGTGAACCGGCCAACTTTTTGGATGTAGGTGGTACTGCGGATGCCAAGAGGGTAGAGGAAGCTTTCCGAATCATTTTGAAAGACCCCAATGTAAAAGCTATACTTATCAATATTTTTGGTGGTATCGTTCGTTGTGATAGAGTTGCGCAAGGGGTAGTGGATGCCTATAAAAATATGGGAGATGCCATAAAAGTGCCTATCATAGTTAGATTACAGGGTACCAATGCAGAATTGGCCAAAGAAATTATCGATAATTCTGGATTGGCCGTACATTCGGCAGTACAATTTCAAGAAGCGGCTGATAAAGTCAAAGAAGTGTTGGGTTAGTTAGGATACCTAACAATCCTTAATGATACTTAGGGCAACGTTTAATTAACGTTGCCCTTTTTTTGTATCGCTAAAAGTTTGCGTTAAGGTTTCGTAAATCTTCAGTATTCTTCTAAGATGCATAGAGGGTTTTTCTACTTTTTGAAGCTTTCCATGAAAGATTCTTAGCACACGGTTCTTAGCTTAAAAAAGCTCCAATATTAGGTAAGTGTTATTGAATTTAAGCATGGGTTAAATCAAATTTTTGTGTAAAGTTTTTCTGAAAATAGAACTTAATTTTGCCATGTCTTTGCAAAGAAACGTTCTTCAAATTTTGAATAAATAGCTGTAAAACAGATTTATATGAAATCATTGAATAGAAATCAAAAAAATATCATGAAAAGAACCCACATTGCTTTAGTTATCTTTTGTTTATGTATCTCTGGAAGTATTCTTGCAAACAGAGACAATACAATCGACCCTTCAGAGAATCTTTCAATACAAATTCAGATGCTATTGAAAAACAATTCTTTTCAGTTAGCTGAAAATGAATTGATGGCCGCCAAAGTACGTTTCACCATTAACAAGGAAGGTGAAATTGTAGTGTTGTCCGTTTATACTGAAAACGATATGTTAGAGGGATTTGTCAAGGGACGTTTGAACTATAAAAAAGTAACGGTTGGAAACGTAATTGAGGGAAAAATATATACGATTCCTGTAAAGATTACGGCTTAAATAGCTAGGTAATATTTGAGTTAGTTGAAAATCCCGGAAATCTCCGGGATTTTTTTATACACTAAAATCATGTGTTTTGGAGTTATGTACTTAAGATTACTTGCCAACTCCACAATAATGGGAACGTATAAAGAGAAATTGAGTATACTTTCTGAGATGATTGCCTTTGCTAGGGTGGATTATTCCCTTAAACAATCGGAATACCAATTTTTACTTGGCGTTGCCTCTAATTTAGGAGTAGATAAAGAAACGTTCAATAAACTTCTCAAAAAAAAATCGCCAAAAGTTGTTCTTAAAACACAAGCTGAGCGAATCGTGCAGTTCCATAGGTTGTTGCTGCTTATGAATGTGGATAAAGAACAGCACGACAAGGAAATCAGCACACTTCATAACATAGGGCTCGCAATGGGGCTTCCACCATCGGCTATTGGACAGGTTTTAGAGGTGATGCATAAGTATCCCGATAACATTATTCCAGTAGACGTACTTATCAACATTTTCAAGGCGCATTACAATTAATGCCATTTTGGCACTATAATTTGTTAATAAAATGTCAAAATGACATATTTATTGCAATGGTATGGGATTTGACTATAGCAATGTGATTTTAATGTTTAATATAAAAATGTATCACCATGAGTATAGTAAAAAGAAATAACGTGTTTTTCCCATCACTAATGAACGATGTTTTTGGACCGGATTGGTTTGGAGGAATTGAGAATCAAAAAACCTTTGTTCCTTCAGTAAATATTAAGGATAACACGGAAGCATTTGAATTAGAATTGGCCTTTCCCGGTTTCAAAAAAGAAGATTTTAAGGTAGAGGTCGATAATGATGTTTTGACAATTTCAAGTGAAGTGAAGTCCGAAAATGAAGAAGTAAAAGACAATTACACTAGGAAGGAATTTTCTTTTTCTTCCTTTAAGAGAGCCTTCACTTTACCGGAAACAGTAGATGGCAATAAAATTGATGCTAGCTACGAAGATGGAATTTTAAAGTTGACACTTCCTAAAAAAGAAGAGGCACTGCCAAGACCCAAACGATTGATTTCTATCGGGTAATTAAAGAAAAAGAAGAATGCACCATTTAGGTGTTTCATGATGATTGGTTTAGTTGGTTAGTTAGTTTGGAAGCGCGTTTCCGCACAATTTTGGTGTAGGGAGCGCGCTTTCTTTTATTCGCCTTCTTGTAAAACCTTTATTTCGTCCCTAAGCTTTGCGGCTTCCATAAAGTTAAGTTCTTTGGCCGCTTTTTCCATAGCCTTACGCTTTTCACGTACCATCTTCTCCTTCTGGTCAGGTGTAAGGTATTCCAATTCTGGTTCTGCAGCACGTAACTCTTCTTTTTGAAAATGATACGTGGAAACCGAATTTTTGGCCAAGGCACTGTCGAGGCTCTTGTTCAAGGCCTTTGGAACAAGATTGTTTTCTTTGTTATAGGTCATTTGTTTTTCCCTACGATAATTCGTCTCATCTATGGTTTTTTGCATGCTCTCTGTTACGATGTCCGCATACATGATAGCTTTTCCATTTAAGTTGCGCGCTGCGCGACCCACAGTCTGGGTCAAGGAGCGATTGCTCCGTAAAAAACCTTCCTTGTCCGCATCCAGGATGGCTACAAGCGAAACTTCTGGCAAATCCAGACCTTCTCGTAGTAAGTTAACGCCTATCAAAACATCAAAAATCCCTTTTCGTAAATCTTGCATAATCTCTACACGTTCGAGCGTATCTACATCACTATGAATATAACGACAACGCACATCGATTCGTGTCAAGTATTTTGCCAATTCTTCAGCCATGCGTTTGGTAAGGGTCGTTACCAAGGTTCGTTCATCTTTCTCTACGCGCTGCTGTATTTCCTCTACCAAATTATCAATTTGGTTTAAGCTTGGCCGTACTTCAATGATGGGATCCAATAAACCCGTTGGCCTGATTACCTGTTCCACATAAACCCCTTGGCTTAGCTGTAATTCGTAATCTGCTGGAGTAGCACTTACATAGATTACCTGATTCTGTAATGCTTCAAATTCTTCAAACTTGAGTGGTCTGTTGTCCATTGCTGCCGGTAACCGAAATCCGTATTCCACAAGATTCTCTTTTCTTGAGCGGTCACCACCGTACATGGCATGTACTTGTGGTATGGTTACGTGACTTTCATCAATAATCATTAGATAATCGCCCGGAAAGTAATCCAATAAGCAGAACGGCCGTGTACCAGGCTCCCTGCCATCCAAATACCTGGAATAGTTTTCGATTCCTGAGCAGTAACCCAGTTCACGTATCATTTCCAAATCAAAGTTGGTGCGTTCTTCCAAACGTTTTGCTTCAAGGGGCCTTCCAACTTCTTTAAAGTAATCTACCTGTTTTACCAAGTCATCCTGAATCTGATGAATGGCATTTTGGAGTATATCCGGCGAGGTAACGAACATATTAGCAGGGTAAATATTCAGGGAATCATAGACCTCTATAACATTATTGTTAAACGGGTCCAATGCCTCTATTTCCTCTATTTCATCTCCAAAAAAATGAATACGGAACGCATGGTCGGCATACCCGGGGAATACATCCACAACATCTCCCTTGACCCTGAAATTTCCATTTCTAAAATCTGCGGTAGTTCTTGAATAGAGACTCTGTACCAATTGTCTTAAGAACTTGG
The nucleotide sequence above comes from Flagellimonas sp. HMM57. Encoded proteins:
- the lysA gene encoding diaminopimelate decarboxylase, whose translation is MNSHDLLNITAEFGAPIYVYDAEKIDSQFQRLTNAFKGVGSLRLNYAAKALSNISILRLMNHLGSGLDTVSIQEVKLGLMAGFQPESIIYTPNGVSLEEIEEAAALGVQINIDNLSVLEQFGSKHPNIPVCIRINPHVMAGGNSNISVGHIDSKFGISIHQIPHLLRIVDLTQMNINGIHMHTGSDILDIDVFLYASEILFETAKNFKDLDFIDFGSGFKVPYKTGDIETNVEELGKKLTRRFNKFCKEYGKELTLAFEPGKFLVSEAGYFLAKVNVVKQTTSTVFASIDSGFNHLIRPMLYGSAHEITNISNTNGRERYYSVVGYICETDTFGSNRRINEISEGDILCFKNAGAYCFTMASNYNSRFRPAEVLWHNGKAHLIRKQETFDDILRNQVDVKELFTSPEKAIAE
- a CDS encoding Hsp20/alpha crystallin family protein; its protein translation is MSIVKRNNVFFPSLMNDVFGPDWFGGIENQKTFVPSVNIKDNTEAFELELAFPGFKKEDFKVEVDNDVLTISSEVKSENEEVKDNYTRKEFSFSSFKRAFTLPETVDGNKIDASYEDGILKLTLPKKEEALPRPKRLISIG
- a CDS encoding TerB family tellurite resistance protein; protein product: MGTYKEKLSILSEMIAFARVDYSLKQSEYQFLLGVASNLGVDKETFNKLLKKKSPKVVLKTQAERIVQFHRLLLLMNVDKEQHDKEISTLHNIGLAMGLPPSAIGQVLEVMHKYPDNIIPVDVLINIFKAHYN
- a CDS encoding LON peptidase substrate-binding domain-containing protein — translated: MKLPLFPLQSVFFPGETVPLHIFEERYKQLILDCRQEAVTFGIPVFINNTISYGTEVQLVEVVTTYENGEMDVVCIARQVFKVLSFENQMEGKPYAGGDVQFLDMKNDASDKLRKEVLDHVEELYDLMDVPFTRTSPKQFNSYSLAHKMGLSFEQEYELLQISNETDRLYFIKTHLENTTSVLNEVKRTKGIIEMNGHFKNFDPLDFTDFKI
- the uvrB gene encoding excinuclease ABC subunit UvrB; the protein is MKFKVVSDFSPTGDQPQAIQQLVDGIKEKEPHQTLLGVTGSGKTFTVANVVEQVQRPTLVLAHNKTLAAQLYSEFKQFFPNNAIEYFVSYYDYYQPEAYIPTSGLYIEKDLSINEDIEKLRLSSTSSLLSGRRDVLVVASVSCLYGIGNPIEFQKNVISIHRDQVISRTKFLRQLVQSLYSRTTADFRNGNFRVKGDVVDVFPGYADHAFRIHFFGDEIEEIEALDPFNNNVIEVYDSLNIYPANMFVTSPDILQNAIHQIQDDLVKQVDYFKEVGRPLEAKRLEERTNFDLEMIRELGYCSGIENYSRYLDGREPGTRPFCLLDYFPGDYLMIIDESHVTIPQVHAMYGGDRSRKENLVEYGFRLPAAMDNRPLKFEEFEALQNQVIYVSATPADYELQLSQGVYVEQVIRPTGLLDPIIEVRPSLNQIDNLVEEIQQRVEKDERTLVTTLTKRMAEELAKYLTRIDVRCRYIHSDVDTLERVEIMQDLRKGIFDVLIGVNLLREGLDLPEVSLVAILDADKEGFLRSNRSLTQTVGRAARNLNGKAIMYADIVTESMQKTIDETNYRREKQMTYNKENNLVPKALNKSLDSALAKNSVSTYHFQKEELRAAEPELEYLTPDQKEKMVREKRKAMEKAAKELNFMEAAKLRDEIKVLQEGE
- the sucC gene encoding ADP-forming succinate--CoA ligase subunit beta is translated as MNLHEYQGKEILASFGVRIQRGIVARNAKQAVDAAKQLTQETGTGWHVIKAQVHAGGRGKGGGVKLAKNLKEVEEIAGNIIGMNLITPQTSAEGKKVHQVLIAEDVYYPGDSETSEFYMSVLLNRGTGRNMVMYSTEGGMDIEEVAEKTPHLIFTEEIDPATGLLPFQARKIAFNLGLSGTAFKEMTKFVSSLYKAYVESDSSMFEINPVLKTSDDKIMAVDAKVSIDDNSLYRRKAYAEMRDLREENPIEVEAREVGLNYVDLDGNVGCMVNGAGLAMATMDLIKMAGGEPANFLDVGGTADAKRVEEAFRIILKDPNVKAILINIFGGIVRCDRVAQGVVDAYKNMGDAIKVPIIVRLQGTNAELAKEIIDNSGLAVHSAVQFQEAADKVKEVLG